The Macrobrachium rosenbergii isolate ZJJX-2024 chromosome 18, ASM4041242v1, whole genome shotgun sequence genome has a window encoding:
- the LOC136848029 gene encoding uncharacterized protein, producing the protein MASGFSEDDFLYSKYLKCVLVFGCQVVQDVVRAIYSRRSMRTRNGTMPLRHFNMRANVDPYFADMSHFLDCNLMEESFDISFGYKLLTEKYICGEMFHTFSEPSQNQVSYIVGQRNKICHKYGEVTDFDVEVNKLKTCITDIYKEASQRLGTNFDSNCKHLVDKVDETVKAKVTDPLGINCLECLEKFKKSLRFKMLNSGKDELFEYYETLKILSPCTWIDDDDHERRFDIEKIFTPPKIWEHKTKINIDIKDLLTFKKTVPKILVIKGLAGSGKTSLCRYLVHCWYKKTGSIDSLNDFDLAILIEVRRSSSVTLLEYLYEELLSDTCFEFQHKDVIPLMQEMNLLFIIDGYDEDSAKAGALLKDILNNFHDKSIMVTSRLNYENEIRDISKEFQLRSLVLTLEGFEDSEQKAFSEKVFKADNRNGDGFLMYLNGRGRVLNKHLKLPLTISLLIVLWIEKPEVVNKVTTATSLYHEIFTLYQEKLTERLITNLKGRRVEELKRKIPSLLLMLGDQAWYLLTQGNGCCDLSNVLREKLEGKCNEKRIDPKEFLSAFLMCEIHDSKPKSKEYANLGNKYCYSFIHRTQMEYLAADFLAESCKEDPSKLRSLNREVSDWRGHSEVLVYLIGNLAKKNILKGKELDFLKLTEQTDAGSTDFCYWWKIISESHIIADIPDSPGKPILYKKMQHPLVSQTIYDRHLSNNSEWRLNDVDVAAGLRLMSLVNPFCLPATALFIHIPHGIDPMDIPDFYDALNAVEFHWEQKKRKNKVKVELHFLDHDNSRNTENTSDPFLLALNNWAELHNFSGSLKEVTSFFTGGYIKNVRCLVPTPGVLQSFENLPGSVRNLRLTLGFPPDSCTPEDLKEIIFSGNLELSIPHMSDEYLNWLIKVVRKLSRGDLKKLYLEHSSLTYQSLMHLAKSMNGILKSTLSVTEPNWDNKGEKAKILEKARFVIEWME; encoded by the exons ATGGCTAGTGGATTTTCAGAGGATGACTTCTTGTATTCCAAATATTTAAAGTGTGTGTTAGTTTTTGGGTGTCAAGTAGTGCAAGATGTAGTTCGTGCAATATATTCAAGGAGGAGCATGAGAACAAGAAATGGAACTATGCCTTTAAGGCATTTCAATATGCGTGCCAATGTTGATCCTTATTTTGCCGACATGTCCCACTTCTTAGATTGCAACTTAATGGAAGAAAGCTTCGATATTAGCTTTGGCTATAAGCttttgactgaaaaatatatCTGTGGGGAAATGTTTCACACATTCAGCGAACCGAGCCAAAACCAAGTGAGTTATATCGTTGGCCAGAGGAACAAAATTTGCCATAAGTATGGTGAAGTTACTGATTTTGATGTTGaagtaaataaacttaaaacCTGCATAACAGATATTTACAAAGAGGCTAGTCAGAGGTTAGGTACCAATTTTGATAGTAACTGTAAACATTTAGTAGATAAAGTGGATGAGACGGTGAAAGCAAAAGTCACTGACCCTTTAGGGATAAATTGTTTAGAATGTTTAGAAAAGTTTAAGAAAAGCTTGAGGTTCAAAATGCTGAACAGTGGTAAAGATGAGCTTTTTGAGTATTATGAGACACTTAAAATTCTTAGCCCATGCACAtggattgatgatgatgatcatgaaaGGAGATTTGATATTGAGAAAATATTCACTCCTCCAAAAATATGGGAGCACAAGACCAAGATCAACATTGATATAAAAGACTTACTGACATTCAAGAAAACCGTCCCCAAAATCCTAGTGATCAAAGGGTTAGCAGGTTCTGGAAAAACTTCCCTATGTCGTTATTTAGTTCATTGTTGGTATAAAAAAACAGGATCCATCGATTCACTTAATGACTTTGACTTGGCGATTTTAATAGAAGTTAGACGGTCCAGTTCAGTGACCCTGTTAGAATACCTATATGAAGAACTATTAAGTGACACTTGCTTTGAATTTCAACACAAAGATGTCATTCCTTTAATgcaagaaatgaaccttttgtttATCATTGATGGATATGATGAAGATTCAGCCAAAGCAGGAGCCTTGCTGAAAGACATCCTCAATAATTTCCACGATAAATCCATAATGGTGACATCaagattaaattatgaaaatgaaattagagaCATTTCGAAGGAATTTCAGCTACGGTCACTTGTATTAACCCTGGAAGGGTTTGAAGATTCTGAGCAAAAGGCCTTCTCTGAGAAGGTTTTCAAGGCAGATAACAGAAATGGTGATGGATTTCTGATGTATCTAAATGGCCGAGGAAGAGTTCTGAATAAACATTTAAAGCTTCCCTTGACAATATCCCTTCTTATTGTGCTTTGGATAGAAAAGCCAGAAGTTGTCAATAaagtaacaacagcaacaagtCTGTACCATGAAATATTTACCCTTTATCAGGAAAAGCTGACAGAACGCCTGATTACAAATCTGAAAGGCCGACGGGTTgaagaactgaaaaggaaaatccCAAGTCTGCTTTTAATGTTAGGTGATCAGGCGTGGTATCTCCTGACACAGGGAAATGGCTGCTGTGACCTCAGcaatgttttgagagagaaattGGAAGGAAAGTGCAACGAAAAAAGAATTGATCCTAAGGAATTTTTATCAGCTTTTCTTATGTGTGAAATCCATGATTCAAAACCTAAAAGTAAAGAGTATGCGAACCTGGGCaataaatattgttattcttttatacACAGAACCCAAATGGAGTATCTCGCAGCAGACTTCTTGGCCGAGTCGTGTAAAGAGGATCCTTCAAAATTGCGCAGTTTAAATCGAGAAGTTTCAGACTGGAGAGGGCATAGTGAAGTATTGGTATATCTTATTGGGAACTTGGctaagaaaaatatcttaaaggGCAAGGAGTTAGACTTCCTGAAATTAACTGAACAAACGGATGCTGGATCAACAGATTTTTGTTACTGGTGGAAAATAATCTCTGAAAGTCATATAATTGCAGATATTCCTGATTCCCCTGGTAAACCTATACTGTACAAGAAAATGCAACATCCACTTGTCTCACAAACAATATACGACAGACATCTCTCAAACAATAGTGAATGGCGACTTAATGATGTTGACGTGGCAGCTGGGTTAAGATTAATGAGCCTTGTTAACCCTTTTTGCCTACCAGCTACTGCCTTATTCATTCATATACCACATGGCATTGACCCTATGGATATTCCAGACTTTTATGATGCTTTAAACGCAGTAGAGTTTCACTGGgaacagaagaaaaggaagaacaaagTCAAAGTTGAATTACATTTCCTTGACCATGACAATTCAAGAAACACTGAGAACACATCTGATCCATTTTTGTTAGCACTGAACAACTGGGCTGAATTACACAATTTTAGTGGGAGCTTAAAAGAAGTCACATCCTTTTTCACTGGAGGTTACATAAAGAACGTGCGATGTTTAGTTCCAACACCTGGTGTCCTGCAATCTTTTGAAAATCTTCCAGGCTCTGTTAGGAATTTGCGGCTAACTCTTGGATTTCCTCCAGACTCGTGCACTCCCGAAGATCTCAAGGAAATAATCTTCTCTGGAAATCTGGAACTGTCTATACCTCATATGAGTGATGAATACTTGAACTGGTTAATAAAAGTTGTACGGAAACTTTCAAG gggtgaTTTGAAAAAGCTTTACTTGGAGCATAGCAGCCTGACTTATCAAAGCCTTATGCATCTAGCTAAAAGTATGAATGGGATTTTGAAAAGCACTCTCTCTGTCACTGAGCCGAATTGGGACAATAAAggagaaaaagcaaagatacttGAGAAGGCACGCTTTGTAATAGAGTGGATGGAATAA